A single region of the Streptomyces sp. NBC_01262 genome encodes:
- a CDS encoding thiamine pyrophosphate-binding protein, producing the protein MTHDHDLVLRPTAAQTEAALNPPPGRTGGDLVVETLQGLGATTVFGLPGQHALGVFDALRRSSLDYIGLRVENNAGFAADAYGRVTGEAAPLLLSTGPGALTSLAALQEAAAASAPVLAISSQVPTAALGGGRHGYLHELADQQASFRGVVKSVHSVRTQSQIPSAIAAAWQSALTVPHGPVWVEIPQDALLAETILPVVTAPDATPDEIVPRPELTAVAAALLSGAKRPAIIAGGGVVRADAAGKLRALAGRLDAPVVTTFGGKGAFPWEHPLSLQSWLEDRHITDFLEDADVLLVVGSGLGELSSNYHTFKPRGRIIQIEADLGKLESNHPALGIHADARLALSALLETVEERTDPAAAARVREVLALVRERIAAQGLALEQDVLTAVRRALPDDAASFWDMTILAYWAWSAFDARRPNTMHSAQGAGGLGYGFSAALGAAAADRTRPVLAVSGDGGALYSIAELATARQYDLNVTWLIVDDGGYGILREYMTDAFGQATATELARPDFVALAESFGVPGVRTTPGTLEADLAKALATPGPSVVLLPAVLRMFAPTHLA; encoded by the coding sequence GTGACCCACGACCACGACCTGGTCCTGCGGCCCACCGCCGCGCAGACCGAGGCGGCGCTGAACCCTCCGCCCGGCCGGACCGGCGGGGACCTGGTCGTGGAGACCCTCCAGGGGCTCGGCGCGACCACGGTCTTCGGGCTGCCCGGTCAGCACGCGCTGGGCGTGTTCGACGCGCTGCGCCGCTCCTCGCTGGACTACATCGGCCTGCGCGTGGAGAACAACGCGGGCTTCGCGGCGGACGCGTACGGCCGGGTCACCGGTGAGGCCGCCCCGCTGCTGCTCTCCACCGGGCCGGGGGCGCTCACCTCCCTGGCGGCGCTCCAGGAGGCCGCGGCGGCCAGCGCCCCCGTCCTGGCGATCAGCAGCCAGGTCCCCACGGCGGCTCTGGGCGGCGGGCGGCACGGCTATCTGCACGAGCTCGCCGACCAGCAGGCCTCGTTCAGAGGTGTCGTGAAGTCCGTGCACAGCGTGCGCACGCAGTCGCAGATCCCGTCTGCCATCGCGGCCGCGTGGCAGTCGGCGCTCACCGTCCCGCACGGGCCGGTGTGGGTGGAGATCCCCCAGGACGCGCTGCTCGCCGAAACGATCCTGCCGGTGGTGACGGCACCCGACGCGACTCCGGACGAGATCGTGCCCCGTCCCGAGCTGACCGCGGTCGCCGCCGCCCTGCTGTCCGGCGCAAAGCGCCCCGCGATCATCGCCGGCGGCGGTGTCGTACGCGCCGACGCCGCGGGCAAGCTGCGCGCGCTGGCCGGGAGACTGGACGCCCCGGTGGTGACCACCTTCGGCGGCAAGGGCGCCTTCCCCTGGGAACATCCGCTCTCGCTCCAGTCCTGGCTGGAGGACCGGCACATCACTGACTTCCTGGAGGACGCGGACGTACTCCTCGTCGTGGGCTCGGGTCTGGGCGAACTCTCCTCCAACTACCACACGTTCAAGCCCCGTGGCCGGATCATCCAGATCGAGGCCGACCTCGGCAAGCTGGAGTCCAACCACCCGGCGCTCGGCATCCACGCCGACGCGCGGCTCGCGCTGTCCGCGCTGCTGGAGACGGTGGAGGAGCGTACGGATCCGGCGGCCGCCGCGCGGGTACGCGAGGTGCTCGCTCTCGTCCGCGAGCGGATCGCCGCCCAGGGGCTCGCCCTGGAGCAGGATGTGCTGACCGCCGTGCGCAGGGCGCTGCCGGACGACGCGGCCTCCTTCTGGGACATGACCATCCTGGCGTACTGGGCGTGGTCCGCCTTCGACGCCCGCCGGCCCAACACCATGCACTCCGCACAGGGCGCGGGCGGCCTCGGCTACGGCTTTTCCGCGGCGCTGGGGGCGGCGGCGGCCGACCGCACGCGCCCGGTGCTCGCGGTGTCGGGCGACGGCGGCGCGCTGTACTCCATCGCCGAACTGGCCACGGCCAGGCAGTACGACCTGAACGTCACCTGGCTGATCGTCGACGACGGCGGCTACGGCATCCTTCGCGAGTACATGACGGACGCCTTCGGGCAGGCCACGGCCACGGAGCTGGCCCGCCCGGACTTCGTGGCGCTCGCCGAGTCCTTCGGCGTCCCGGGTGTCCGTACGACACCCGGGACGCTTGAGGCGGACCTGGCGAAGGCGCTTGCGACCCCCGGCCCGTCGGTGGTCCTGCTCCCGGCGGTGCTGAGGATGTTCGCGCCGACGCATCTGGCCTGA
- a CDS encoding endonuclease I family protein: protein MRASPIRRWKTLALGVSAVLVGLALPAATATPASATTTAYDATYYKNAVGKTGTTLKSSLHTIISSQTKLSYSALWAALKVTDQDPSNSSNVILLYSGISRSKTLNGGDSGDWNREHVWAISHGDLTTSTGPGTDLHHIRPEDVAVNGKRGNLDFDNGGSSFTNSGGSLADSDSFEPRDAVKGDVARMILYMAVRYEGDDGFADLEPDDKVANGSTPYIGKLSVLKQWNDEDPPDSFEENRNNVIYSTYQHNRNPFIDHPEWVEAIW from the coding sequence ATGCGCGCTTCGCCCATACGCAGATGGAAAACGCTGGCGCTCGGCGTCTCCGCCGTCCTCGTCGGCCTCGCCCTGCCGGCCGCCACCGCGACACCGGCCTCGGCGACCACCACCGCCTACGACGCCACGTACTACAAGAACGCGGTCGGAAAGACCGGCACGACCCTGAAGTCCTCGCTGCACACGATCATCAGCAGCCAGACGAAGCTCTCGTACTCGGCACTGTGGGCCGCGCTGAAGGTCACGGACCAGGACCCGAGCAACAGCAGCAACGTGATCCTGCTGTACTCCGGCATCTCCCGCAGCAAGACGCTCAACGGCGGCGACAGCGGTGACTGGAACCGTGAGCACGTGTGGGCGATCTCGCACGGCGACCTCACCACGTCGACCGGCCCCGGCACGGACCTGCACCACATCCGTCCGGAGGACGTGGCGGTCAACGGCAAGCGCGGCAACCTCGACTTCGACAACGGTGGCAGCAGCTTCACCAACAGCGGCGGCAGCCTCGCCGACTCCGACTCCTTCGAGCCGCGCGACGCGGTCAAGGGCGATGTGGCCCGCATGATCCTCTACATGGCGGTCCGCTACGAGGGCGACGACGGCTTCGCCGACCTGGAGCCCGACGACAAGGTCGCCAACGGCAGCACCCCGTACATCGGCAAGCTGTCGGTCCTCAAGCAGTGGAACGACGAGGACCCGCCGGACTCCTTCGAGGAGAACCGCAACAACGTCATCTACAGCACGTACCAGCACAACCGGAACCCGTTCATCGACCACCCGGAGTGGGTCGAGGCGATCTGGTAG